Proteins encoded within one genomic window of Terriglobus sp. TAA 43:
- a CDS encoding RNA polymerase sigma factor — translation MVVRSSSSWSNEQWLSGLRSAGSHGAEAHEALLGLLCQGLRRALRDRPEAISWVEDFAQDAAVRILIDLHQFRGESQFATWALAIAMRVAFDELRRKRWKDVSLDALLDSGDAHHPSMWQRQDASFDQQRIFKALRHAIETQLTVRQRTALIAEFKEMPQTEIARHLGVTRNALYKLTHDARKNLKRCLSESGITMETVRWALSNQGDFDEA, via the coding sequence ATGGTTGTCCGAAGCAGCTCGTCATGGTCCAACGAACAATGGCTCAGCGGTCTTCGCAGCGCAGGGTCTCATGGAGCCGAGGCTCATGAGGCTCTGCTCGGGTTGTTGTGCCAGGGACTACGTCGCGCCCTACGTGACAGGCCGGAGGCGATTTCGTGGGTGGAGGATTTTGCTCAGGACGCGGCAGTGCGGATCCTGATAGACCTCCATCAGTTTCGGGGCGAAAGTCAGTTTGCGACGTGGGCACTAGCGATTGCGATGCGTGTCGCGTTCGACGAGCTACGACGGAAGCGGTGGAAAGATGTGTCTCTCGATGCTCTGCTTGATTCTGGTGACGCGCATCATCCGTCCATGTGGCAGCGCCAGGACGCCAGTTTCGATCAACAAAGAATCTTCAAAGCTTTACGCCATGCGATTGAGACGCAATTGACTGTAAGGCAACGCACTGCACTCATTGCAGAGTTCAAAGAAATGCCTCAGACGGAGATTGCCCGTCATTTGGGTGTGACCCGCAATGCGCTATACAAGCTCACCCATGATGCGCGTAAGAATCTAAAACGTTGCCTATCGGAATCGGGGATCACAATGGAGACTGTGCGATGGGCGCTCTCAAACCAAGGAGACTTTGATGAAGCTTGA
- a CDS encoding alpha/beta fold hydrolase, translating into MDTKSEVLKPADSDALNYNTTPNQYVTVHGIKLAYRMIGNRSDAPTLVLFQHFTGTMDDWDQDLVEKLAATRPVLIFENAGIGASQGEPPDSVSLMAHYAEGFLDALQLSKIDALGFSLGGAVVQQLLADRPELVRKAILVGTGPQGAEGFDKLPSVIADKSKESAEKNVPLKALLFFTDTREGRQAGLDFVKRINNHTIDPEPIATPAAVQAQAKAYVTWGLTPANYRLLEAIKQPVLIVNGNNDLIAPTINSYVLYQHIPKAYLSLYPDSGHGSFFQYSTLFVSQANAFLAKEGVSQDDGQVTR; encoded by the coding sequence ATGGACACAAAAAGCGAAGTGCTCAAGCCCGCGGATTCCGACGCGCTGAACTACAACACAACACCCAATCAGTACGTCACGGTTCACGGAATAAAGCTGGCATACCGAATGATCGGGAACCGCTCCGATGCACCGACGCTCGTTCTCTTTCAGCACTTCACTGGGACTATGGATGATTGGGATCAAGACTTGGTTGAAAAATTGGCCGCCACACGCCCCGTTCTCATTTTTGAAAATGCTGGCATCGGTGCCTCACAAGGTGAACCGCCCGACTCGGTATCTCTTATGGCGCACTACGCGGAGGGATTTCTCGATGCACTCCAGTTGAGCAAGATTGATGCGCTCGGTTTTTCACTAGGGGGTGCTGTCGTGCAACAACTTCTAGCCGATCGTCCCGAACTAGTTCGAAAAGCGATTCTTGTAGGAACGGGCCCTCAGGGAGCGGAAGGCTTCGATAAACTCCCCAGCGTGATTGCAGATAAATCGAAGGAAAGCGCTGAGAAGAATGTGCCGTTGAAAGCGCTCCTGTTCTTCACAGATACACGCGAAGGGCGTCAGGCAGGTCTTGATTTTGTGAAGCGCATTAACAATCACACGATCGATCCAGAACCGATTGCTACACCGGCGGCGGTTCAAGCGCAGGCAAAGGCCTATGTCACTTGGGGGCTTACACCCGCAAACTACAGGCTCCTAGAGGCAATCAAGCAGCCCGTTCTTATCGTGAATGGGAATAACGATCTCATCGCCCCCACGATCAACTCATATGTCTTGTATCAACACATCCCCAAGGCGTACCTCAGCCTCTATCCCGACTCCGGACACGGCTCATTCTTTCAATACTCCACACTCTTCGTCTCGCAGGCGAACGCCTTTCTCGCCAAAGAGGGCGTATCTCAAGACGATGGACAAGTGACGCGTTGA
- a CDS encoding alpha/beta hydrolase has protein sequence MQISKSVRNMMAPCAFLLAILPTANMTAQTSPTGGAKNVLLVHGAWADGSSWSKVIPSLEAKGLHVVSVQIPLTSFADDVSATQRAIALEDGPVLLVGHSYGGAVVTEAGNDPKVVGIVYVAAVAPDKGESAFGLITSVPTPVGTELRPDKSGFIKLTPKGISEDLAQDLSAKEISVLTATQVPTSVGAMKGEITTPAWKSKASWYIIAANDRTISPQLEAAEAKKIGAATTTVASSHVVMLAQPSQVANVILDAASKATSK, from the coding sequence ATGCAGATATCCAAGTCTGTTCGCAACATGATGGCGCCATGCGCCTTTCTTCTCGCAATCCTTCCCACTGCCAACATGACGGCGCAAACTTCTCCAACAGGGGGAGCGAAAAACGTACTACTCGTCCATGGCGCGTGGGCAGACGGTTCCAGCTGGTCCAAAGTCATTCCTTCGTTAGAGGCCAAGGGACTGCATGTTGTCTCTGTCCAGATCCCGCTTACGTCGTTTGCGGACGACGTTTCAGCGACCCAGCGTGCCATCGCGCTTGAAGATGGTCCAGTCTTGTTAGTCGGCCATTCGTATGGTGGTGCGGTTGTTACGGAAGCCGGAAATGATCCCAAGGTCGTCGGAATCGTCTACGTAGCTGCGGTAGCACCGGACAAAGGAGAATCCGCATTTGGATTGATTACCAGCGTTCCCACTCCCGTCGGTACTGAGCTGCGACCGGATAAGAGTGGCTTCATAAAGTTGACACCTAAGGGAATTTCAGAAGATTTGGCGCAGGACCTCTCGGCGAAAGAGATCTCGGTTCTAACGGCAACGCAAGTGCCTACAAGTGTCGGTGCAATGAAGGGAGAGATCACGACCCCAGCGTGGAAGTCGAAGGCCTCGTGGTACATCATCGCCGCAAACGACCGCACTATTTCTCCGCAACTTGAAGCCGCCGAAGCAAAGAAGATCGGTGCAGCAACAACTACGGTTGCCTCAAGCCACGTCGTTATGCTGGCTCAACCGTCGCAGGTCGCAAATGTAATTTTGGACGCGGCTTCGAAAGCCACCTCGAAGTAA
- a CDS encoding helix-turn-helix transcriptional regulator, which produces MQAPNPNKAFWERFAEDLYIREMPTAELCVSQLAPSTFGRVRSREGLPEVTEGHGAAHDYLLALQLAEIPFIEQLLAAKKVSEGCYPAGGVSVIPFEERPRIFLPGSFDTLIVRITQASLDEIAYSHRIPRVDRLIQTFGRMDSVVYNLGQVLASTLQQPNHASKFFVDHVLHALNCHLAFSYGGIPPLAAHVRGGLTARQVKRAAEFLDAHLDGDIDLRQVAETCSLSVSHFTRAFKQTFGKPPYRWLIERRIDKATVLMANSRLPIADIAMQCGFADQSGFNRSFKRIHGVTPGIWRRMVVN; this is translated from the coding sequence ATGCAGGCGCCTAATCCAAATAAAGCCTTCTGGGAACGATTTGCAGAAGACTTATATATCCGGGAGATGCCCACAGCGGAACTCTGCGTTTCCCAACTTGCCCCCTCTACGTTTGGGAGAGTCCGGAGCAGGGAAGGTTTACCGGAGGTCACGGAGGGCCACGGAGCCGCACATGACTATCTGCTCGCGCTTCAACTGGCGGAAATACCCTTTATCGAGCAGCTCCTGGCGGCCAAAAAAGTATCGGAAGGATGTTATCCAGCTGGCGGTGTGAGTGTGATTCCATTTGAAGAGCGGCCTAGAATTTTCCTGCCTGGCTCATTCGATACCTTGATAGTGCGGATCACGCAGGCCTCACTTGATGAGATAGCCTACTCTCACCGGATACCTCGAGTGGATCGATTAATCCAGACGTTCGGACGTATGGATTCCGTCGTATACAACCTGGGTCAAGTTCTCGCTTCAACGTTACAGCAGCCAAATCATGCATCTAAATTTTTTGTCGACCACGTTTTGCACGCGCTGAACTGCCACCTCGCTTTCTCCTATGGTGGCATTCCGCCACTGGCAGCGCATGTGCGAGGCGGGCTCACTGCGCGACAGGTTAAGAGAGCAGCGGAGTTCCTCGATGCTCATTTAGATGGAGACATTGACCTCCGACAGGTTGCGGAAACATGCTCACTTTCAGTGAGCCATTTCACGCGAGCCTTCAAACAGACCTTCGGGAAGCCACCCTATCGCTGGTTGATCGAACGTCGGATTGATAAGGCGACAGTTCTGATGGCAAACTCTCGCCTCCCGATCGCGGATATCGCCATGCAATGCGGATTCGCAGATCAATCGGGGTTCAATCGTTCCTTCAAGCGCATTCATGGAGTTACTCCGGGAATATGGCGTCGAATGGTCGTTAACTAA
- a CDS encoding DUF302 domain-containing protein: MSIRKIKVQRITVISHDTFDSVVARLDAQLGHPDMAAFRKKLSEAHDESEMKAIVDPAAQPNGIMEFARFDLGDIIRKENGTDTPRVLRIVAGNPLIMKEMVKHVPDAGSYAPVTILIDERADGIHISYDTMVSHLAPYGNSEALQVAKDLDIKIETIMDAAK; the protein is encoded by the coding sequence ATGAGCATTCGAAAAATTAAAGTGCAACGAATCACTGTCATTTCCCACGACACCTTTGATAGCGTCGTAGCTCGGCTTGACGCGCAGCTCGGTCATCCAGATATGGCGGCATTTCGCAAAAAGCTCTCGGAGGCACATGACGAATCCGAAATGAAAGCGATTGTCGATCCAGCGGCTCAACCAAATGGCATCATGGAGTTCGCGCGTTTTGATCTTGGAGATATCATTCGAAAAGAGAATGGGACGGATACTCCAAGAGTTCTTCGTATCGTTGCGGGCAATCCGCTCATTATGAAGGAAATGGTGAAACATGTACCCGACGCTGGCTCCTACGCACCTGTGACCATTCTGATTGACGAACGTGCAGATGGAATCCATATCTCGTACGACACGATGGTTTCGCATCTTGCTCCGTACGGTAACAGCGAGGCTCTCCAAGTAGCGAAAGACCTTGACATCAAAATCGAGACAATCATGGATGCCGCGAAATAG
- a CDS encoding cupin domain-containing protein, translated as MTDNTNPDDVRTAVGESDPGPENTVLLNENPDSNLPPATDHGNPGPLWYSFDLAPKRVQPGGWTHQVTQRELPSSTEIAGVNMRLTEGSFRELHWHHANEWALMLKGKARVSLFQSDGKMFIDDLEEGDLWYFPAGLPHSIQGIGGDGCEFLLVFDQGDFSEDDTFLISEFMAHTPPELVRKNTGWSTDQVKQLPTKELYIFPGTAPGPLESDREFLGKNLEAVNRYTFKRSEMEAAENTSTGSVYIIDSKNFPVSTGISAAIVTIKPGAMREMHWHPNTSEWQYWIQGKGRMTVVTTGGTARTLDFNANDVGFVPSMAGHCIENTGTEDLIFLETFKSPRYADVSLNQWIARMPDEMAQAHLKLDVASIRSAPQERQATISKLPL; from the coding sequence ATGACTGACAATACCAATCCCGATGACGTCAGAACTGCAGTAGGAGAGAGTGATCCCGGTCCGGAAAACACGGTACTTCTGAACGAAAACCCTGATTCCAACCTGCCACCCGCGACCGATCACGGTAACCCCGGTCCTCTCTGGTACTCGTTCGATCTGGCGCCAAAGCGTGTCCAGCCCGGTGGATGGACGCACCAGGTAACACAAAGAGAATTGCCATCGTCGACCGAAATCGCGGGTGTCAACATGCGCCTTACGGAAGGCTCGTTCCGAGAATTGCATTGGCATCACGCGAATGAGTGGGCGCTCATGCTTAAAGGAAAAGCTCGAGTGAGTCTCTTCCAATCTGATGGGAAGATGTTCATAGACGATCTCGAAGAGGGCGATCTTTGGTATTTTCCTGCGGGACTGCCGCACTCGATCCAGGGGATCGGAGGAGATGGTTGCGAATTTCTGCTGGTTTTTGACCAGGGAGATTTCTCTGAAGACGACACATTCTTAATCTCCGAGTTTATGGCTCATACACCTCCGGAGCTTGTGAGGAAGAACACGGGATGGAGTACAGATCAGGTAAAGCAGTTGCCCACGAAAGAACTGTATATATTTCCTGGCACTGCGCCTGGTCCACTTGAATCTGATCGAGAGTTCCTTGGGAAAAATCTAGAAGCCGTGAACCGCTATACATTCAAGCGATCGGAGATGGAGGCTGCCGAGAATACCTCAACGGGTAGTGTGTACATCATCGATTCGAAGAACTTCCCGGTATCGACTGGCATCTCGGCGGCTATCGTCACCATCAAGCCCGGCGCCATGCGAGAGATGCATTGGCACCCGAATACAAGCGAGTGGCAGTACTGGATTCAGGGCAAAGGCCGGATGACCGTAGTGACGACCGGAGGTACTGCTCGCACACTGGACTTCAACGCGAACGATGTCGGATTTGTACCGAGTATGGCTGGGCATTGCATCGAAAATACCGGCACAGAGGACCTCATCTTCCTGGAGACATTTAAGAGTCCTCGTTACGCAGATGTATCGCTGAACCAGTGGATTGCCCGCATGCCCGATGAGATGGCCCAGGCACACCTCAAGCTCGATGTCGCTTCTATTCGATCAGCCCCGCAAGAGAGGCAAGCGACGATCTCAAAACTACCTTTGTAG
- a CDS encoding YkgB family protein codes for MTQSAITADRNHALTTNTTLLRAAELAEHILLRYGLALILLWLGCMKFTSYEAHGIMGLEANSPFLRPLLAALGVQGIANLLGVTEIATALLLIVGRFFPRIGLIGSSIATVMFLTTLTFLVTTPGWEPSLGGFPALSSAVGQFLVKDFVLLGAAVYTARESLMLLQDNK; via the coding sequence ATGACTCAATCGGCAATAACAGCGGATCGCAATCACGCGCTTACCACGAACACGACCCTTCTTCGCGCTGCGGAGTTGGCAGAGCACATTCTGCTTCGCTACGGACTCGCGCTGATTCTTCTATGGCTTGGCTGCATGAAATTTACTTCGTATGAAGCGCACGGCATCATGGGCCTGGAGGCGAACAGCCCGTTCCTGCGGCCGTTGCTTGCGGCGCTCGGTGTGCAGGGAATCGCGAATCTTCTCGGAGTTACAGAGATTGCGACAGCGCTTCTTCTCATTGTCGGGCGCTTTTTCCCACGGATCGGGCTCATCGGCAGTTCTATTGCCACCGTGATGTTCCTCACCACGCTGACCTTTCTTGTAACCACGCCCGGATGGGAGCCGAGCTTGGGTGGCTTTCCTGCATTGTCGAGTGCAGTTGGCCAATTTCTGGTCAAGGACTTCGTTCTGCTAGGAGCTGCCGTGTACACGGCACGCGAGAGCCTTATGCTTTTGCAAGACAACAAGTAG
- a CDS encoding DinB family protein: MKQHRLEEVIHLTWPARERVFEIVANWTEDQLSFRPDDGGWTVGEILEHLHLVEFMTLQRIWGSPEERETHRSIPMMQTDKPRSFSELVRDPNEALKVKAPVVWWPQGKSSGLFWLEALKSNQLLIEKLPLVLDDELASRIVSPHFLFGPLNALQWLEFLPFHLDRHVKQIARLEQREDFPHA; the protein is encoded by the coding sequence ATGAAGCAGCATCGCCTTGAGGAGGTCATCCACCTGACATGGCCCGCTCGAGAAAGGGTATTCGAGATTGTAGCGAACTGGACTGAGGACCAGTTGTCGTTCAGGCCTGACGATGGTGGGTGGACGGTAGGCGAGATTCTGGAGCACCTACACCTCGTAGAGTTCATGACGTTACAACGGATTTGGGGATCGCCAGAGGAACGCGAGACGCATCGGTCGATTCCTATGATGCAAACCGATAAACCTCGGTCTTTCTCCGAACTTGTCCGCGACCCGAATGAGGCTCTTAAAGTTAAGGCACCGGTCGTGTGGTGGCCGCAGGGAAAATCGTCCGGCTTGTTTTGGCTTGAAGCGCTCAAATCCAATCAGCTCTTAATAGAAAAGCTTCCACTGGTTCTAGACGATGAGCTTGCGTCAAGAATTGTGTCGCCACATTTTCTTTTTGGGCCTCTCAATGCCTTGCAGTGGCTTGAGTTCCTTCCATTCCACTTAGATCGCCACGTGAAGCAGATAGCGCGGCTTGAGCAGAGGGAAGACTTCCCGCACGCATAG